The stretch of DNA CAGCAAAGTGGCAGAAGCTCAGGGAGAAGGTAGTAAAATATTTTCAGTAGTTTATCCTTATATAGTTCATTCGTTATGTTACACTATCATCAAGTTTGTGACAAACAGATTTTCTTTCAGTGTTCCCACAGGGAGTGAAGGCTGATGTTGTTATCCTGATGGATGAATCTACTAGCATACAATATATAGACTTTATGATGATGAAGACATTTCTGGATACCCTGGTGCACTTTGTTTGTGGGCACCGACCATATCAGAATCAGTCTGATGAAGTTTAGTACATCACCAGAAGTTGTGTTCTGGCTCAATGATCATATGAATAGAAGTGAAATCCTGAAGGGTATTTACTCTGTTGGACAAACGGGAGGTGACACATATACTGGAAAGGCCCTGAGGCTTATGATGGCTCTGTTTCAGAAGGTTAAAGGCAGCAGGGCAAGTGAGGGTGTTCCCCAAATTGGAATTGTCATCACAGATGGAGAATCCACTGATCCCTATGACATGGAAGTGTCAGCACATCTTCTAAGGAGACATGGCGTTTCTCTCAGGGGCACATTGGTATTCAAGGCGCTTCAAAGAAAGAGTTGTTAACGATCACTGGCAATCCAGAGAATGTGTTCCTTATTGATACATTTGGAGACATGAAGAGCATTGTCACGTATGTGTCCCGTATGTCGCCCAGAGGCTCTGTGACCTGGCAGAGGAGAGGGTGTCCAGCAACCTGACAGGTACTTATgtggccgatgtgaaatggctatctagttagcggtggtgcgcgctaatagtgtttcattcggtgacgtcacttgctctgagacctagaagtagttgttccctttgctctgccagggccgtggcttttgtggcgcgatgggtaatgatgcttcgtgagtgactgtggttgatgtgtgcagagggtccctggttcgagcccaggttgggacgaggagagggacggaagctatactgttacattgatgctgttgacccggatcactggttgctgcggaaaaggaggaggtcaaaaggggggtgagtgtggCCGATGTGAaagggctagctagttagcggtggtgcgcgctaatagtgtttcaatcggtgacgtcactcgctctgagacttagaagtagttgttccccttgctctgcaagagccgtgaCTTTTGTTGCGccatgggtaacaatgcttcgtgggtgactgttgttgatgtgtgcagagggtctctggttcaagcccaggttggggcgaggagagggacggaagctatactgttacacttacaCCAGCCTGGAGTGTGAATGAGTAGGAGTTATATTCAGGTTTCCGTCCCCTGAAATGTTTGTTGAATTAGTTTCCATTTCCATCCGTAGTGTATTCTAAACATATAAGTTTTGCTATATTACAACATAATGCCATACGTTATGTTTTAAACAATTAGGTAGACTTGTAATTCAAGTTTGTTCTGCCAGTCTGTTCCCAGGGACCATCCATCGATATCATGATTATTCTGGATGACAGATCCCAGCGCATCATGCCTCAGGAGTTTGAGCTTATCAAAGACTTCCTCCGATCACTGCTGCACTGCTTCTACCTAGGGCAGGACCAGGTTCGAGTGGGCCTGGTTCCATATAGTCAACACAGTGACACGGCGGCGTTCAACCTCAGCACTCCCCTAAAAAACAGGGAGATCCTAAAGTACATCTGGAATCTGAGACAGTCAAACAGTTCGACCACAGAGACTGACCAACACCTGGAGATGATGAGTGAGCTtctcagggaggagagggagggtgtCAGAGGAGAATCAGTGACTAAAGTTGGGTTGGTCATTATGGGCAGTGAGCTCCATGAGAATGTGAGAGCATCATTGGAAGAGCTCAAGAATCATGGTGTATCTCTGTATGCTATCGGGGGCGCCAATGCTTCACTGATGGGTCTGAACAAGATCACTGGCAGTCGCGAAAATGTGTTCTTCGTCCAGAAATTCTCAGGCCTGCAGGAGATCTCTGAACGTATCAGCCAGGAGAGCTGTAGCTCAGcagaggacaggggagaacagGTCATCCACGTGCCACCACCAGGTAACCTGCCCTCTTGTTATCTTGTCTTTGTCCACAGTACCCCAAGTCTTTATTACAACTACTTCCAATGAAGAACTGAGTGTCATCATCATGTCTCCCATAAACCCATGTTGATTTTGATTCAATCACCCTCCTGGTTTTTAGTGATTTAGCCCAATCTCTGccaacatacagtatgtagttgTTCTTCTCACAGGTCCAAAGAACACTAAGGTGACAGACAGCCAGGTCACTCTCTACAGGGGccagtctctctctgctctctgtccctATGACCAGAGGTACAAGGAGGATGTGAAATACTGGTGCAGTATGAAGGGAGCGTTAGACTGCGCTACCATAGTGCGTACTGACTTTCCTTTGCAACGAGAGGATGTGTCCATCACAGATGACCCCAGCCAGCATGTCTTCACTGTGACCATGCAGAATCTACAGACTCAGGACACAGGGGAGTATGTGTGTGCTGTGGAAAATGGAAGAAACCCCCTCTACATGGCATCTCTGTCACTGACTGTCACTGCAGGTGATATAATATTTATCATAGTCCTGCTTTGTCATGGTTGGATTTTAGCTACGCTTTCAAAAACAAAATGTCATTAACATCTCTGCAGGGTAAATTCCCTTTCAAttgcagtcaattcaggaagtacactgaaattccaattatTTTCAAtgctgctcccgagtggcgcagcggtctaaggcatcagtgcaagaggcatcactacagtccctggttcgaatccggcCGTGATTGCAAGTCCCACTGGGCGGTGCACATTCGGCCCAtcatcatccgggtttggccgtcattgtaaataacaatttgttcttaactgacttgcctagttaaataaaggttcaattaaaaaaatataataataattctATGAGGAAAATTGAAATTGGAATTTGTAAGTAGTCTGCTTGAACAGCAACAGCATCCTCATTAACGGTTACAGAAACgttttacttgctatgactgtgatatgttgtttatctaccttaatggaatgcactaactgtaaactGTAAAATTCACTATGTAAAGCTATACAGATTCCGTGATAGAAATGcaaaggtcatttccgattgagccaacATACAATATGCAGCGTTTAATCTGAAGGTAGTCTCCGATaaagcgggaacattgccttaaatttcaatcacgctgtaaagcTGAACTTCCGCGATGCGgcttgaatagagccctaagacactctggataagagtgtctgctaaattaccaaaatgtaaatgtatatgtgAAAATTAACATACCAAAATTAACTGCAAAATGAACTGCATTAATGGTTATTAATTATTGGCTTTGTTTCAGGGCATAGAATAATACTCAGCATCCTTTGCAATTGTTAATTTTTACATTACTACATTTCTAtgtagttcatttagcagatgctctcagATGATCACATCATAGTGCCAACAGGATTCTGATACCAATGTAGAGTGAAAGGGGGCCACAGAAGTATCCtgttacaaaatacattggaGTCTAGATCAGCCCAGTGTATTATAAATTACAAAATACTCTGAAGTAATTTCCATATATGTAACATATATACTGCCCACCTCTGAATATACATTTAATTCACCCCAACCCTGGATCTCTGTATGATGCGCGAGACAGAGCTTGCTTTGTCTGTATCGTTTCTGTGTTTCCATATTCCGGGCTTCCCAGATGTGTCAGTGAGGAGCAACATGGTGTCTGGTAAGGAGGGGAACAGCACCACAGCCGAGTGTCTCTACAGTGACATCATGGATGACAGTGAGAAGATGTGGTGTAGGAACGGGACACCTGCAGGGAACTGGAGCTCCTGCTTGACTGCAGAGGGAGAACGGGCGTCTCAGGACCGCATGGATTTGATCATCAATACATGGAGTCGCACCTTCACTGTGACGATGAGACATCTGGAGATGAACGATACCGACTGGTATTGGTGCATAGCAGGAGACGAGCAGATCCCGGTGTACATCTCAGTCCTCAATGCATCTAACGCATGTAAGCTGATAGACTGTCACAGATCCACTATCACTCACATTTAAGGCTTTGTAGCCCCCTTCAGAATACAAATAATGCAGACGAaaaatttcattttcattttcaagAGACATTTATTGAAACAAgagaataataataattataataacaataataataatacttgttTATATTTCATTTACAAGTGCTCTGCATGTGATGCTTGCTACACAAATCAATGATTCAAAGGTCCTTTCCCTCACAGCAATATCTCCTCCAACCATGGACCTGATTACTTTCCCTTTGGTCTTGACTCTGAGAGGAATGGAGGATGATAACTCAAGGTGGAGGTGAGACTATTGCTTTGTTTATTCATTAGTGTAGATATACTGTAACAGAGAGGCTCATTTAGATTTTTCTTTTAGGTTTTCTAGTTGGGACTGGGAGAGATATCTGGATATTCTGCTGAAAGGTGCTGTTGGCCTGGTATTTTTAGCATGCACCATCCTAGCAGCTCTGGTGATGAGAGACTACCAAAGTAAGTGCTATGTATTTTTATCACTTAAATCGGTGAGTCCAAATATCTCATTAAAAATGACCATGTATGATTAGATTATACTTATTGACTTATTTAAGTGAAATTTAACACACTATTTATGTCAGACAAAAACAGGAAAGAACTCAAGGAAAACAGGAAGCAGGTAAATCAACGTCTCTGAATTTGTATTTATTCTTCATTTAATGTACAAAATTAACAGAACATGACAATGTGTGTCATTTTAATAATTGTAATCCCCCTCACCTAGGATCCATAAGATcctctcagtctccagtatgtcAGGTTTTTGAAAGACATCTTCAAATGTTTATAGCTCTTTCAGTTCTGTTATAAAGATACACACCTTACCTAAAGATGAATGCTATTGTACAATAATGTGTAGTCACATTGCTTTTTCCTGAACTTTTAATTCAGTTATTGATTTGttttgtaacgttagctaattacACATGATAtctatttgtgtgtatgtgtgctcttATGATTGTATGTTATTGCTACAATCCATTTACTGTACATGTGATTATGTTGGTTGATATTAAAGCAAACTTAAAGTAATTTTTATGATCCAAATTAATTTTTAGGCTCTTTTATTTATATTATTGATCTTGATTTATCACCAGCTCAGTCATCTCTCCTTCCACAGGTCTGATATCTGACAGGAGATAAGAGAGAGACAAGTCAAGGGATGGGGTAGCTTTATAACGGTGATGAAATGGTCAGGTTAACAAATGAAACAGTATGTTCCCAAGAAAACATACTaaaaatttatttatttattttggagCCGAAAGAGAAATGATAAAGTTGAAGGAGGAGAGCACTTACTATTCCTGGAAGATCTATAGATGTTAACTGCAGCCATAACAAGAATAACCAACAACACCATGGCCAACACAATGAGAATAGGAGCATGCCAGGGCAGGTTTCTAAAATTGAAAAAAACATAAGATCAAAGAATGGTAACAAAAGGAAAAGTAGTAATTTGATGAAGCAGCACAAGTTAGAAACCGTAACTTGACTCACATGTAAATACATTTTCATACAGAGGGTGACATCTTGTGGCACAACATAGAAGTAATGCAGCAAAAACAGTGAACTTTGAATAGAATTCTATGAGTATCAATCAAAACATACCTGATTGTCTTGTTAGTAGCTGTAGATTCAGTAGCAGGACAGCATGTAGGTACTACTGTTGTTAGTGAagaagtcagtgtggaagaatgGATTGTGATGTATGGAACTGAGACGGATGGAAATGGAGTTGCAGAGCCATAGGATGTTGTCAGAGCAGAGTCTACTGTGGCGGAAGGGTTTGTCTTTGAGGCAGAGGTAGCTGTGGAGTCTGTGAATGTCGAGAATGCGGAGTGTGACATGGGCAGCGTTGGAGTAATCACTGCTTCTGTGGAAGGAAACATGGGTAGGAAGTCAGAAATGCAACAAAATATCTTATTTTGCTTCTGAAATATTACTGCAAATATCAACTTCAGTGTTGGTGTTTTCAGTATAACAATTTTCTCaatgatgaagaaaaaaaacttcaACAGAATACTACAGCACAAGCATAAGGTGGTGCAAACAAACTACAGTGTAACAATGCTTCACTCTACCAGCATCAACTGACCtgcagtgttcctgtgtgctgTGGATCTCTGAGTGACGTTGATATAAACTGCAGCCTGTAGGTCTCCAACAGAGCACCAATACCAGCCTGCATCTTTCTTCTCTAGTTCTTTCATTGTCACATTGAACACTCCCCTCTTGCCATCACTGATCACAACAGATGCATTCTggctagtgtctgtctgtgtctgacagGAATGCCGGTCCCCACTCCTGCACCACTTCTTCTCTTTGCCTCTGAGCGTGTCACTGTAGAGACACTGTACACTGACACTGCCCCCCTCCTCACCAGATACCAGCTCATCAACCACTGACAGATCAGGAGAGCCTGATGGAAAAGATATACATTATTATTACTTCTGTAATATGCTACATTTCCCCAGACTTTTTACAGAAATTATGCAATGCAAAAAGTAGTGTAAGGTCAAAAATGTACATTCAAGTGGAGCTTACCTTGGGTGACTGTGAGGTCCATGGAAACTTTAACATCTGGCTTGCCTATCCTGCCCACTTTCAGAGCACACCAGTACCTGTTGGTGTCAGTTTCCTGTAGGTTCTCCATGGTCACAGTGAAGACCAGCTCCTCTGGGATGTCTGTGATTGACATGCCTCCTCTGCTCCGCCTTGGGTCGGTGCTTGCCATCACTGTACATAAGGGCCAAGTTCTGCCCTTACACCAGTATTTGGCATGGTCTCTGAACATGCGGTGGTAGTGACAGGGGATCGTGATGGCTCCGCCACTCTTTGCAGTACTTTTTGTCACCGTCCAAAGACTGTTGCAACCTGTGTTGAATGAATAGATAGTAGACTGCTCAGTGCGATCCATTTCAAATATATTTGTGAAAGCTGTATTAGAATAAGCTGGATAATGGTTTATTCTGTCTATTGAAAAGCTAAAATATCAAATATTTGTTTGTATCTCTAAAAACATGATTTATGAGTATAATACAATTTTTACTCAAAAGTAAAGGGGGGATATCGGGTGGACAGTGAGGTATTAAGGCACCACAGGCCAATAAAACATTGCACAACAATTTCCTTTTTCTTCACAGTATGCTAATACTGCTTCCTCTAATACAAGAGAACAGTATTGAATGTAGCACCTATTTCTAAAACATAGATTATTTTTCACTATGTGTAGGCTTATATTTTGTTGTTTATGGAATGCAATACTTAGAAATTACCAAGGCAATTATTTTAGGGCTTTTGATGCAATTACCACACCCAAGACTTAAAAACACTTTAGAATCTGATTAACTATGAAAAGTTAGAGACCCCCAAGACATccaacatacagtataatacatattCATTGTAAATGAGAGGCT from Salvelinus fontinalis isolate EN_2023a chromosome 5, ASM2944872v1, whole genome shotgun sequence encodes:
- the LOC129855312 gene encoding CMRF35-like molecule 9; translated protein: MVSLYLLILVFVHGPSGCNSLWTVTKSTAKSGGAITIPCHYHRMFRDHAKYWCKGRTWPLCTVMASTDPRRSRGGMSITDIPEELVFTVTMENLQETDTNRYWCALKVGRIGKPDVKVSMDLTVTQGSPDLSVVDELVSGEEGGSVSVQCLYSDTLRGKEKKWCRSGDRHSCQTQTDTSQNASVVISDGKRGVFNVTMKELEKKDAGWYWCSVGDLQAAVYINVTQRSTAHRNTAEAVITPTLPMSHSAFSTFTDSTATSASKTNPSATVDSALTTSYGSATPFPSVSVPYITIHSSTLTSSLTTVVPTCCPATESTATNKTIRNLPWHAPILIVLAMVLLVILVMAAVNIYRSSRNNIRPVEGEMTELVINQDQ